The sequence AAGATATTTGCCACGCTGGGCTTGGGCAATAATTGTCCTTGGCTCATTTCCACTGGGCGCGATTTGTTACCTAATCCTAGCAAAAAAACAAAATGATAGTTAGCTCTGTCAATCTGACAAAAATCTATGGTGACCAGAAAGTACTAAATCGAATCAATCTGGCTATCCCTGATAATTCAATCTATGGCCTAGTTGGGCCAAATGGTGCGGGAAAAACCACCCTACTATCCATCATGGCAGGTCTTCGGGATCAGACATCTGGAAAACTAATCCTAGAAATTGACCGCAGAGATATTGCAATCTGCCCCGACATACCAGTTTTTGAGCCCTGGCTAAATAGTCAAGAAACACTTCAGCTAGCAAGCCGACTCAGTCAAGTACCTCTAGACCAAGATAGAGCCTACCAACTACTTGAGATGGTAGGTCTCAACGTAGACGACAAAAAATACGTAGGTAGCTATTCTCGTCGTATGACTCAACGCTTGGCTCTAGCTTCAGTGCTTGCTGGGAACCCAAGACTGATAATCCTTGATGAACCAAGCTCTTCACTTGACCCCCAGGGTAGATCTGATATTCTCAGCATAATCCGCAAAATGTCATCCCAATCTACCGTTGTTTTTTCAAGTCACAATCTAAGTGATGTCCAAGAAATCTGTGACAAGATTGGAGTGCTCAATCAGGGCAAATTGATCTATCAAGGAGACCTTCGGAGCTTACTCAAAAATCAAATCAAGCCAAGCTGGAAATTGACTGTCAAGGATCAACCAAAGAACTTCGAGAGACTTCTCAAGCAATCAGGCTATCTCGATAAAGTAGAAAAAATTACCAAAAATATCTACAAAATTAGTGCCAATTCGATAGATCGGGTAGAAAAACAACTTCCTATGATACTATCTGCCAATCAAGCATCTCTGGTTGCCTTTGAGCCTGTTGACAATCTGGAGCAAGCTTTTTTTGATCTGATATCAGGGGCAAGCCAATGAATCTTTGGAGACTGGAAATACTTAGGCTGTTAAGAACCCGGTTCTGGCTTGCTTTATTCACACCATTCCTAGTTTTTGGCCTGCTTGGACCAGTGATGGCCTATTATTTATCAGATATTCTCAGTTCTGCTAGTACAAACATCACAATCATTGTAGCTGAGGCTCAACCTATGGATGGCTTTAGCAACTATATCAACAATGCTTTTCAGATCGGACTACTTGTAGCGATTATCATCGGCGCATCCGCCCTAGCTATTGATACAAACCCTAGCCTGAGTATATTCTATCGCTCAAGAGCAGGTTTAAATCCAGCTCGCTTAATCCTTCCCCGTTATGGCATAGTTAGTTTGGCTACTATCTTAGCCTTTGATCTCGGTATCTTGGCCTGCTGGTATCAAACAAATATTTTATTGGGCTCAGTCGAGTGGCAAGATATTCTGATAGGTACTCTATTGATCAACCTGTATCTGGGATACTCTCTCTCAGTCTTGAGTCTTTCTACTACCCTTGTCAAGAGTACCAAAGCTAGTGTCGGTATTAGTCTAATTATCCTACTCAGTATGCCAATCCTTGGGATGATTAAGCAGGTCAGTGATTGGCTACCATCGAGCCTGGTAGGAAGTTTAGTATCTATTGCTAGCGATAAATCAACACCCTCTGACTACTATCCAGCGAGTCTTGTTGCGATCGTCCTAATACCCATCCTACTATGGACTTCGGTCACTTTATTCAAGAAAAGGTCTATATAGCCATCATAGGCGTCAAAGTAGATGATCAATTACCTAGGTTTGTAAATATCCCCACTGCCAATTCTGCCCAAATATAAGCAAGTACCAAGGTACCCATGATCAGGGTTAATATCCGGAGAGATTTTCTGTGTAAATTATCAAATATCACAAAAATCATCAACCCAAAACAGGTAAGTAATCCAATTGCTGCAACAAAATCTATAATCGTCCAGCTAAATTGATCAATAATCATAAACTTATATTAACAGCTATAGCCGGCCCTAACCAAAACCTGTTCGCTTGGGAGTGATAGATTATAGATCTAGAATTGTTGTTATTGTGATAAATCATATATGTAGATAGGATGAGAAGTAATATGACAGTTATGTACCGTAAGATACAGTCAAAGGTATGGGTTTTGTTTTCGGGGGCTATATCTAGACTCTAGCTAGCTAGAAGTGTAAGCTGATACTATAAGACTACCCCAAGGAAACACCAATGAATAAGCTCAAATCACTAGAATCAACACTCAAACCTAGCCCCAAAATGCCTGTTTTATTTGTCGGTCATGGCAACCCAATGAATGCAATACTTGATAATGATATCACCCATCAATGGTCAAGGGTCGGCAAAAACTTACCAGAAGCCCAAGCTTTTGTCGTGATTAGTGCTCACTGGTATACCAAAGGTACCCATATAACTGATGCTCCCAAGCAACCAATCATCTACGATTTCTATGGTTTCCCAGATGAATTGTATAAGGTTCAATATGATGCCAATGGCGACCCTGATATTGCTAATCAACTGAGAAATGCTTTTTTACACTATGAGGCCCAACTTGACAGTTCCTGGGGGCTAGATCATGGTACATGGTCGGTGATGAAACATCTTGCTCCTAAGCCTACAGTCCCTATTCTCCAGATTAGCCTAGATATCAATCAGACTAGAGAGCAAGTAGTAGAATCATTTGAGGACTTACGCCACCTGCGTGAAAGAGGAGTGATCTTTATCGGTAGTGGTAATATCATTCACAATTTGCGACTACTCAATTGGGGAGGCGAGGCCTTTGATTGGGCAGAGGAATTTGACCAAAAAATAACCAATCGTATTAGTGGGCATGACCTCAAGGGCTTAATCAATCCCTACAAAATTACTCCGACAGCCAATCAGGCAGTGGAGTCGGATGATCATTATCGTCCAATGTTGGCTGTGATGTCCTTACTAGATCAGCACGAGGAACTAAGCTATTTCAATCAAGTGATAGATATGGGCAGTGTTGGTATGCGCTCATTTATCACTATTTGATTAGAATAAGCAAAAATATCCTGACTTGAGATCAACTATTGTAAAGTCCAAGTCTTCTGCTATAATAGTATAAGCTATAAACAATTAAGCGAATAAAAATAAACAAAAGGAGAAAAATGGATATCAATCTAGATGAAATTAGGAATATTTCTGATCTAGCGCTAATACCTGTCCTATCTATGATAGTTTATGGTTTCAGCATGCTCAGAGGCAAGAGTAAGCCAGAGCGGATGACGAGATTTTTGTTTTGGCTATCAACATTACCTGGTTTGTACAATTTAATATCAACAGACTATGATAATGATTGGAGATACTCAGCCTTGCTAATAATCTTCTCTGCAATGA comes from Candidatus Saccharibacteria bacterium and encodes:
- a CDS encoding PLDc N-terminal domain-containing protein, with protein sequence MNPSSAAILPLVILVLAIDTYCLIDIYKHNSSRYLPRWAWAIIVLGSFPLGAICYLILAKKQNDS
- a CDS encoding ABC transporter ATP-binding protein — translated: MIVSSVNLTKIYGDQKVLNRINLAIPDNSIYGLVGPNGAGKTTLLSIMAGLRDQTSGKLILEIDRRDIAICPDIPVFEPWLNSQETLQLASRLSQVPLDQDRAYQLLEMVGLNVDDKKYVGSYSRRMTQRLALASVLAGNPRLIILDEPSSSLDPQGRSDILSIIRKMSSQSTVVFSSHNLSDVQEICDKIGVLNQGKLIYQGDLRSLLKNQIKPSWKLTVKDQPKNFERLLKQSGYLDKVEKITKNIYKISANSIDRVEKQLPMILSANQASLVAFEPVDNLEQAFFDLISGASQ
- a CDS encoding dioxygenase; the encoded protein is MNKLKSLESTLKPSPKMPVLFVGHGNPMNAILDNDITHQWSRVGKNLPEAQAFVVISAHWYTKGTHITDAPKQPIIYDFYGFPDELYKVQYDANGDPDIANQLRNAFLHYEAQLDSSWGLDHGTWSVMKHLAPKPTVPILQISLDINQTREQVVESFEDLRHLRERGVIFIGSGNIIHNLRLLNWGGEAFDWAEEFDQKITNRISGHDLKGLINPYKITPTANQAVESDDHYRPMLAVMSLLDQHEELSYFNQVIDMGSVGMRSFITI